tttctctatttatttagcttCCTATTTTGAGAAGATTCTCAactatttcttatttatataatttttcattaaattgatcttcatatttcttaattattttatatttaaaagtcgCTCTTATAATCGGTCAGTTTCAGTTCACGGTTCAAGTTCTAGAAGTGTCATTTCATGGTTATGTGGCCCTTAGAACTAGCCGAGGATCATCGtttgtcattttattttattatcaagtTAGGGTTCTTGTTCCATATAGGGGATTGGCCCTGGATTTGACTGGTTTATGTTCAATTTTGACCGATTCTAGTTCAAGACTTGAACTGGCCTGTGCCCAAGgctaatttgatttaatagtTCACTAGTTTAGGGTTAGTTCGAGCTTAGTTCCGATTTTGACTAGTTTTCTTTGGTTTTAACCGGTTCAATTCTGGACTTGAATTGGCATGTGGCCTCAGCTAATTTAATAGATATCTtatcttaaattaattaaatataaaatttatattcgtAAGACCTACTTCTCATGCAATATATAGAGCACTTAAAATGTCCTATGACTTGCCAATAAAAGCTATAAAGTAATTGGTAAGTTTATAGCAAATCCACAACACTAATTTTCATAGCTATAATGAAAAGCCAGTAATTGTAGAAATTACAAATGACTTTTTTCAAGTGTCATTAGTATTAATCTTAAGCTATCATTATGAAAGAGGAATCTGACCAATCATTTTTAGGATTTTATCATGTTCATTCTATTACTTATAATGAAACTGAGAACCAAGATCTTGATTCAACATTTATAATAGCATGAACCAAAGGTTTTAAAGAAGAATATTAATGTCACACTTAAAAACAAGATAAGAAAAtgagtaataattaataattagaatatcataatataataattttgataagttTAAAACACcgcaaaagaaataatattgattagttcaaagttcaaagttcaaaaagaatccaaaagagatttaaagtttaaattggAAAAGCAATATTCCCAATTCATTCAACTCCTAAAAAATTTGGCTACATATTGTATTGATACTacaaaaatcataatataaatacgaagaaataaaattgtattcctaataatacaataatagaaatcttcgtaaatgaaataaatatcaaGCAAATGTGCATTTTCACTTCTAATATTTGGTGTAAGGAGCGAATTAGCCCTTAAGTTATTTTTCAACTATAAAAAACCTATAGTCTATGCCCCTTTTTCAACAGAAAGTTCAACTGCCATTAAATACAATTGATGtggaaattatttttttagaataaaaaaataaatcctactataactaatatatcaataaattaatatcttaaaaaataaaactaataatttttttatgaaaaactagtagtttctattaaaaattaaaagaaattacaattaCATTTTCTTTCAACCTCATCCATTCACCATCACTGCTGCTAGTACCATTACTACTACCACCATCGTCTCTCCACTATCCATAAAAACCACCACATCAATATTAAACTTTTCTCTAAATTTTGAATCATCTAAATCTCGCAAAACCAAACtcggaaaaaaaattatacattgTATCTATTAAATCGCAAGACCAAACTCTGCCATTTTGTTATTGTTAAAGTTATCTATGTGATCGAAGAAGCCATAAAGAGGCCAAAGCCGCCGCAATAGAGGCCTTTCATGGGTTCATCACTTTTGATGAGAAGAAAGCGACGGAAGAAGACGCCTATTTGGTAGTGCAGGAGAGTGCTTTAAGTGCGATAAGCCTGGACAAAGATGAGGGCGCTTGGGTGAACGGGCAAAAAGTGGTGGATATGGGGGTAGAAATGAGAAGTATATTAGCGGTGGTGGAGGTGAGGGTGGTCGTATGGTCTTGATCCAAATGGAGTTTGATTTGGTGGGCATAACAAGGAATTCTAGGTAAAAGTATTTTTGTTTGTGGTATGCTACTTAGTGCTGAACTTTGAATTGGAAAATTTATAATCAGTCAACATGATATATTGCTTGTGTTCTATTGCAGCTGAGGAACTGGAGAATAGGTGTTGCTGTATGAATTATTGaaggtttttgtttttgtttcttaattattttatgttagtGCTAAGAAATCTTGATGGTCATCTCGTTGAATGCTATCTTGATTTCCATCCTActagattaattatatatgttaatgCTAAGAAAAGAACTCCTTACAGATAGCTTTCGATGGTAGTAATGGTGGTTGGAGGCGATTGTTTGCAATGTGAAGGAGAGAGAAATgagaatgattttatttttgttttttattgcAGTATATTCCGCATCAccattttaagaattttatagatataGTTATTAACATAATTAGTCTATGTTAAATACTGAGTTGGAAAAATGGCATAGAATATAagtttttaatagtttaagaGTTTATTTGCacctaaaaatagtttaagtGCTAATAAACTTCTCGCACCAAACTTTAAGGACAAAAGTGCATGTTTTTTTCCGTAAATATCCTAAATACCCAGTCAAAACCCTGGTTTTAGGAGTGTTAACAAAGTTTTacacaaaatataaataacttGGTCAACTAAGAAttcacataataaaaaaatcgaATAGTTGACTTCAAATTGTGACCCATTTCTAACCCTAAAGACGACAGGCCTACCTCAAGCCtagaacatgaaagttgtatcACTGTTAATTAGCTTTTCCATGTCTTTTGAATTGCCTCAATCCAAGTTCTCTAAAGTAAATTATGCCTAAAATAATAAGCAGTGATCCATAACAGCGAACATGAAACTACGAATATCTTATATCACTGTTCttttaatagaaataagaTCTAGTTTGCCCCCTTAACCTATTAGAAAAGATTGAATTAATCCCTTTTGACTTCTTAGgacaatttaattcaaaattttatcttcttGGCTCAATTTATCCATTTTTTGGAGAGTGTGTTTCACCCTTTCTAATCGGAGagtgatataataaaaaatataaaaatattaattttttaattaaaaaccaCTACAAATTgaagtataaataaatatattttaattaaaatatttaaggtATGTTTAGATTATAGAAtagatttttaagaattatgaattgtattttatttgttaacaGAGTGAGACTTCACTCTCTCAATTAAGAGGAAATTgagctaaaaaagaaaaagcaaagtATGGACTGatttgaacaaaaaaatatcaaaagggGTGAACTGATCTATTTTGAAAAGTTGGAGGGAAGAATTTAACTTTAttcctttttaatattttaattgtattagATGCAAAATTAGCAAGAATTACCAGGTTTTTCACTGTAATactatatttgaaaaaaaaaattaagacataactttataaaatcttgaaagaattagttaaaattatttaaaaattcaaaattcaaatttaatttataatttagctttaattcttaaaagtATAACATTAGTTGTAAGATGAAAAGCAAAAGATATTACATAAATTGAGTAATTTGCTTTCACATGGGACTGAAGACTAAACCTAGGTACTAGTAAATTGGAGTAGCATCTATTTCTCTTTCGactatatttaatttgatgtaATCAATGATGTAATGTAATAAATATAGGCAATATAACTATTTCATCACAACGTTTAATtggtatataaataaaagatggATCGTAATATAatgactattttatatttgtttaaataGTTGTCTAAAGATATATTAAATGTAacgttataaaaaattaatactttaattataattatcaactttacatttgtataaaaataatataattatgcatataaagaaaaaacattcCTACAAGTTTAAAAAGCTctaactatttataattttagaaaaatattcaacacATGAATAATCACTAAATAAATGTAATtcgtattattttttaaatattctttttgtaGGGAAAATTTATGTCATTACAAGTATATAGAACTAAAAAAAGtagaattaaatataagaagaaaacaacatttctataaaaagacaattaatatATCTTTGGGCACATAACTTACATGTAACTTAACTCCaggttttctctttttctttttttatatttacttttggtGGATCAATAGAAGCTATGTAAATGGAATCACATTTGTGATGATTTTGCAGGAAATTGGCCTTACGTCTAGCAATGTACTAAGGAATATGCATGCAATTCTCATTACATAGAATTGGAAAAAATTTACACAACCAAATAAAGGATTCAAATGTGAATGTAATTCTCATTCCCTTACATTAGTGATTACAGTACCAAACATGACCCAATATCTGAGGTGAAGGCTGGGAAATCTTTATTCGATTAAGTTCTACAGGTACTAGGGAGGTTCAAACTCGGATAAAAACTGGTTAAATATAGAATCAGACTCTAACCGATTCAAAATATTGTTAATATATGGGAAATCTCCTACactttactaaaattatgacatctgtttttttttcagtTGTTAGTAACTGGTAACAGATGAATGTTAATCCTCTGCTATTATTGTTAGTGTTACCCTTTGCTAGAATTCGTTGATCATTGTAATTGACATGCTAAGTGCCATTTTGAATTGACAAAGATTTggcatttcatatatttgatatattaaatgaatttttctacTGAATTTTCATTACATAGGAAACTATCTTTTCTTTCGTTTTTTATGATAAGAAGTTCAAAGGCATATAAATTGGACTGGGTCCATTAAAGCTATAGAAAACTCTTAACGCATAGGCTTATTACTTTCTTGTTCCGGGTTGGCATCAAATGCAGGCATTTAAGCAGTATAATATTCAAGTAACAATTACTTTCCTTCCACTGTCCAAACccaattcataattatacaaatttcATGCTTCATTATTCCCAAAGGAATTATTTATGTGCATTCAACAAAATGGTTAAATATCATTCTGTGCTCCCTccataatttttatctaaacATTTACAGgcactatatatatttatatctgGAAGTGACATATTTTAGGTGTTCCTCAcggaatttttttaaaaaataaaagataaaagaaaaatctccaAAATGATCGATGACTATAGCCTCTACCTTCCTGACATTAGATTGACAAGAGCTTGATTTTCATAGAAGGAGCCAACATCCCAATCCTCCGTTGAGGATGAAAGGGTCATTAAGGCAACAACAATAGATCTCATACTTGGACGTAGTTGAGGATTCTCTTGTGTGCATGCCTTGGCAAGCTGTGCCATCTGCAACAAAAATTTGCCACAGCTTTAGGACATATTAAACCtgagaaagaaaatgttaaTACTACATATATCTGTAGGAAGAGAATCTTACTTTTCGGACTGAATCAAGCGGATAGTTATCTCCTAGCCTAGGGTCAACCAATTTGCGAACATCTTCTTTAGGATCAGGCTGATTAAGAACATCCTCAAACTGCAGAGCACAGCATAAACATTAGCGTCATCTAATAGACATTTTCTGAAAATCGTTCCTTTGTACAAGAAACCTCACATGCTATACACTGTGAATCACGATTGATGGGGTATCAAATTGTATATCCTAACAGTGTCTCATATAGCTTGCAAAGCAATTGAACTATGCCCCGATCACAAATTGGTATTTGTCGACTTCAGAGATAGCATAGAAGTTGTAGTTTAACTTGTCTGGTTTAGTGCCATTCAACTTTTAATATTGCTAGACTTCTGGTAACTTCTGTATGTATTTacactataaaattaattgacaTAAAGAAGGATGGTAGAAAACTAACCAAAGCAACAAGGCCCCTTGATTCAGCACTAGAACTGTTTCCCTTGACGATAGCTTCCTTGGCAGATATAAGTTCATAAAGGACAACCCCAAGGGCATAGACATCGACTTTCGGAGAAACATCGCCATATTGAGCGTACCTGAAGACAAACATGAGAATTTTAATCCATGACAAATAAATGTGTTCCAGCAGCTTTCCTTAACCCATCGGGTTAGATTGTGGATTGCATTAATTCTTATACACTCAACATGCCATAAAATTCTCTGGGTGAGGCTGAGGCTGACTATAGTAGCTTCATAAACATACTGAGCATACTTCTAACTCTTAGTATTATATTCATGTTTCCCAAAACCATCATTCTCCCTAATGTATCAGTCATAATCATTTGCTCTTCCCAGATATTCTGGATACAAGACTTCATTACCAAATTGATTCTGTGGTTTCCCTAAATTCAGAGAAACCAATCAACATGCTATTCATAAATCTTTTTCTGAATCCTAGGCCTCAAAACTATTGCACTTACAGATATATAGACAAGAATAAGATAATTAAACCACATATTAATTGCTCAAGCACAGATCTTCAGGATCTCTGTTTAAATCATTATGTACAAGAAGAAATTATGAAGAACAGCTAGATAAGCAAGTTGTAAAGCAAAATTTGGATTACTCATGAAGCTTAATGCTGAGATTTGAATTTCAtgttaaattaagaaattatcttACTCTGGTGGCATGTATCCAAATGTACCCACAAGACGTGTGGGAAGGGATGCACTTCCAACCTCAGTGAGCTTAGTCAAACCAAAATCTGCAACCTGTATTATGGAGGACTTAGTATAACCATTTAAAAGGCTTTGAGATGGAGAATAATCACAACAAAGATGGTGATACAACCTTTCCACGGAAATTCTTGTCGATCAATATGTTTGCTGACTTAATATCACGATGAATATAAACAGGAACAGTGTGCTCGTGGATATATTCAAGTCCTCTGGCTGAATCAAGGGCAATTTGCACCCTAGTAGACCATGGCAATGGATCCCTCCCTACAAAAAAGTAACATTGCTATCACTATTTACATTAGCTAAGACCAGAAATTATCTACAGAATGCAGATAGCCTCACCAGAGCCATGCAAATGTTGGCTTAAGTTTCCATTCTCAATGTATTCATAAACTAGGAAAAGAGAACCCTCAACACAATATCCAATCAGTCGCACCTGCATCGAGTATAGATAACATTAAGAAGAGATAACAGGTAATACAAAATTTACCATGTCATCCATGCAATTGGAGTTTGCAAAGTTACAATTACAGATAGAACTATTGCATCAACTAATACAGCTCTCAAAAATGTTAATAAATAGTTAACTAACTTCTGCCAATCCTTCTAGCAGGACCTATGAATTATCCAACTAATTTTGAACTCTAACCATGAAACATTAACTGATTAAAATACCTTTAAGCAATAAATACCAAGTATATGCTTTGTGCTTCTAAAGGTCTGATATTTTCCAGACATGACAAGAAGTGCACTTCTTGACTATCATTCTACATGTCTGAAATCTGGTGCCTCAAATgtaaattctaatatttttgtttgtgGTAAACATTGGACTACATCTTGCACTGCCATGGTCAATAGAAACATGGAGATCAAGATGCTATTGCCTAGCAAAGAACATGTAGTTTGGGCATGTGGGGAGCAGTAAACTACTCATATCAGCACTCATGTACTGAGACGAGGTATAGTAATTTATCCGAAAGCAGGGACTTTAGACTGTTTGACTGTTCTTACTAAGACCATACAAATAACCAACAGAAATTTGCCAAATGTCAAAACAGATAAATCTGGAATAGTTTTAACTTCATTACTTCTACATGGACAGTGAGTGACATATGGATACTCGTATAATGCTGACAGGTATAAAATGTTCAAGCAAGAACTTGGTATTTGTATTAAAAGCTGATGTGtaaacaaattaaacaaacaattaatttgCCTCTTCTAACAGAATTATAATGGTCAATTTAGTTGAATTTGGATTACAACTATTAAGAGTAAATATcgacataaatatatatttcactaGATTAGAACCcttaaataaaaggaaaagagaaaaaaaagatcaaGCTTGTAAGAGATCCCAAATAgctaaaagaataagaaactCAAATAACTTATAAGTGCTAGGTAAAACCAACCAAGTGGCTAGTTCTAGTCATTTTGGTGTTGGTTGAACCTAAGTCCAAATTTATCAATAGGTTTAACACTTCTTCCGTTCACTTAATTCCCACcttaatcaattaattcaatttctaaTATGAAAGAACCGTTCTACCCAAAAAAACTTAAGCTGTTAGGTGAAGCCCCAAGAACAGGTTTATATCTCCAATACACTCCCCCATGCAACAGTCCATTATTTACAGTGTGGACAAGCACAAGCACAAGCCCACTTTACTTTGCTggaatatttaataaataatacagGAGTGGCTGAGGACTGAACTCTAGACCATTCAACCATAGAGGCTCTGAAATTAAGAAACCATTTCACTAAAAAGCCTAAGTCACTAAAAAGCCTAAGTTGTTAGCTGAGGCCCTAAGAATAGTTTTATATCTCCAATAAAGCGTAGTAAAAAACACCGTACAGCCAACTAGTTCTATATAGTTTGTAAGATAGACATAAACAGCAATTGAATTTCTAGGAAGGGCAAAACATTACTCCAAAACCCATGTTATaacaaaatgatatatatatgctcAACTAAAGGTAATTGTTATACACAAGGTAACAAGAATTCTTGTATCCAAGAGAGAAAGAGTACCAGATTCAAGTGATGAACATGTGTTAGAACCTTTAGTTCAGcaaaaaattcttttgaagCTTGCATGTCCATCTTCTTGATTGCAGCTTTCTGTATAGTAAGTCAAATATATGGGttgaaaagcaaaagatttattactacaaaaagaaaagcaatcaTTAACATATGCTTCTACCACCAAAGATAAAGAACATACCCACCAACTAAattgttataaattattaaaattttcattaaaattattttctaatttataacATTCATTCTCATTTGGATCTGATCACTAtctaacaaatatatcctattaaaaataaaaataaatttcttagaATTCAAAGTTTTATTATCACATTTCTCaatgttatattaaaatagacgggaaaagaaaggaaagatgtAAACAAGGCTCATGGTCTTTGGGGAAAATTTTCTATTGGTGACAGATCCTTGGCAAGACCATATATTTGCATGTGATATTATATGCATATTTGCAAGTAGGACTCCATCAGAGATTAGAactattcaaaattatttaaatcagAACTATTCAcaattatttaaatcaaaacTATAACTAGAGGATTTGATTTTTATGCAAACATTTTAGAAAGTAATACAGGCTTTTCAGTCCATCCAAATGTTTTCCTTTCCCTATTATATGTAATATCGATAGAGAGATTGTACTATAAATGGCATATTTAAATGATCTCCGAGCTAAATGGATCAAATAGCAAACACATTTTAAATCTATCCCCCGCTGGTTTATATATGTGGTAAGAGTCCCATTTTGACAGTGATTATGACTTGTATGATTCAAAAACAGAACAAAAGCATGGTGTCCACTTGTCTTAAGCAACAGCCAAGATGACGAATTACCTAAcagaaattataataagaaaaattgcaTGCATTTCAtcaaaaatgatttaaaagaaataaagactGGTTTGACTCCTGACCTCGCCTCTAAGTTCTGCATAGTATACAGACCCAAAGCCACCTTGGCCAATCTTATTAGCCAAACTGAAGTTATCAGTAGCCAGGGCAAGTTCTTCATATGAAAACTCGACTGACTTGTCCACGGTTATGCCCGTAAGGCCTGGAGATGGTGCCAAACCAGTTGATTCCACAGGCTTGTCTGAGTTACTTCCAGGACCTTGTGAAAAGAGGAAGGGaaagataaaatattgaaCAAGTCTAATCATCTTTACCAATTCATTTTCTTCAGagaaataattagtaaaagaaATCATTAAGTTTCATGTATCTATAACATACAAAGCAAAAAGGGGAAAAGATAATGGAGCATAAAGACCACTATACTATAGAACACGAAAATGAAGACACCTATCTAATAAGTAGTTcttaaagaagaaacaagtaaattaaaaaattaaacaaattattaatcaattacaaaattaacaaattattaatacaagtaattcttatattaatagaaaaaaacaaTCTTATCATACAAACATCATGAAATAAGTAATTCTCATTATGTACAAATGAACAACCTATAATGCATGTGTTGTTTTTATATACATGGATGGGAATAATACTCTGAAAGGATGaaaaacaagaattaaatattgaaaagatTGACAAAAGAGGAGTATTAGTATTTTTCATCGACCTAAGCCATAGTATAGGGAACGGAGAAAAGCTGGTGGAAAGGAGGGGAGAAAGGGGGGGAGGGAATCAAGTTTTCCCtcttttagaaagaaaaggaaaggaaataaAATGGTCAATCAATAAACATAATCATCAAACCCCACAAAAGTTGTTCCCATTTTGGGTTAAAACAGGGGGAAAGTGGGTTTTACAGTACATGCCATTCAACCTTTTCATCCTGTAAAAACTATGAAGCTATCATAGTTAATATAACTTAAAAAGGTAACCACTCCAAATTCTTTTCCTCCATTTTAACCAGTCCTAAACAAGAGAGGAGAAAAGGGTATTCACTCACTTCATATTCCCCATCTTTCCCTTTTTATTCCCCTCCCTTTGTCTATCTGCCCCACAGTTTTCCCAAAGGAATGGTTAATGTGtatgatatataaaatattaagaagaagaaaaaataggaGAGATAGGAGAGAGAGATTTTTGTAAAGAGAAAAATGtacaactaaaaaataagatatgaACAAAATAATTCCTGAATTCTTATTATCGCAAacaaataagatcaatatctGTTAGAATCTTtacctaaaaaatatacatttcttTTATCCCAGAAGTCTTGACAGGCAGCATTAACAAGTGAGAATGTTGTTCCTAACGTTACCACATTGGCTTAAGACCATAGTACAAATGAAATACCTTTTTCTGAAATTCCGGAGAAAGAAATGAacgaaaattaaaataccttGTAATGCATGAGCAGAGATATCTTGAGACAGCAATGCCCCCTTCACCTTCTTCTTTCTGTAAAGTCCAAAGTACATACAAACTGCAACCAACACCACCACAGCCGCAGCAGCAATGCAAATTCCAGCAATAGCTCCACCTGATATTCCTGCttatattaaaactataaatGTAAGCTTAATAAGCTTAATCATCAAAGAAGTCCTTAATTTGTAGAGAAGGCCAAAACAAACAACCTGTGCTGCAAAACGGAAAAAGAACAAAcgaatgaaaagaaataaaaacaacatCGATTTAACAATCCGTAAGACATggataaaagattaaaataaacataagaaaatgcAGCAACCAAAATTACCTTGAAGTCAGGGGCCGGTAGCTATTATTTAAATCTGCAAAATATATGAAGAGTTTCCAGTCAATTATTCAGAAGCATGTCACAGCAGACAactaaaaatgtaattttcaGTTTTCAC
The sequence above is drawn from the Ricinus communis isolate WT05 ecotype wild-type chromosome 7, ASM1957865v1, whole genome shotgun sequence genome and encodes:
- the LOC8282567 gene encoding lysM domain receptor-like kinase 3 isoform X2 is translated as MYPKLGLLSLLVPLILSLASTAHSKCTRGCDLAFASYYVWQEANTSFIAEVMKSSILDSPDTIVTYNSDQVSNKDSLPSFIRINLPFPCGCIDGEFLGHVFNYDVRSGDTYLVVAEKYYSNLTTVSWLSQLNSYPPTNIPDTGILNVTVNCSCGNSQISKDYGLFITYPLRPEDSLESIANQTSIRADLLQSYNPGVNFSRGSGLVYIPGQDLNNSYRPLTSSTGISGGAIAGICIAAAAVVVLVAVCMYFGLYRKKKVKGALLSQDISAHALQGPGSNSDKPVESTGLAPSPGLTGITVDKSVEFSYEELALATDNFSLANKIGQGGFGSVYYAELRGEKAAIKKMDMQASKEFFAELKVLTHVHHLNLVRLIGYCVEGSLFLVYEYIENGNLSQHLHGSGRDPLPWSTRVQIALDSARGLEYIHEHTVPVYIHRDIKSANILIDKNFRGKVADFGLTKLTEVGSASLPTRLVGTFGYMPPEYAQYGDVSPKVDVYALGVVLYELISAKEAIVKGNSSSAESRGLVALFEDVLNQPDPKEDVRKLVDPRLGDNYPLDSVRKMAQLAKACTQENPQLRPSMRSIVVALMTLSSSTEDWDVGSFYENQALVNLMSGR
- the LOC8282567 gene encoding lysM domain receptor-like kinase 3 isoform X1 — encoded protein: MFSFLFYSFNPKLNPELGLLLLLSLSFSIPSSSRCERGCDLAYASYYVLPGATLSFIAEYFSSDILQSADTIVDYNKDQIPDQDRLPALTRINIPFSCDCVGGEFLGHVFHYNLRSGVTYGALANETYANLTDVPWLKKSNSYPENNIPDSGVLNVAVNCSCGDGSVSKDYGLFVTYPLRIGDSMESIAREANVSVDLLQRYNEGADFSSGSGLVYVPGKDLNNSYRPLTSSTGISGGAIAGICIAAAAVVVLVAVCMYFGLYRKKKVKGALLSQDISAHALQGPGSNSDKPVESTGLAPSPGLTGITVDKSVEFSYEELALATDNFSLANKIGQGGFGSVYYAELRGEKAAIKKMDMQASKEFFAELKVLTHVHHLNLVRLIGYCVEGSLFLVYEYIENGNLSQHLHGSGRDPLPWSTRVQIALDSARGLEYIHEHTVPVYIHRDIKSANILIDKNFRGKVADFGLTKLTEVGSASLPTRLVGTFGYMPPEYAQYGDVSPKVDVYALGVVLYELISAKEAIVKGNSSSAESRGLVALFEDVLNQPDPKEDVRKLVDPRLGDNYPLDSVRKMAQLAKACTQENPQLRPSMRSIVVALMTLSSSTEDWDVGSFYENQALVNLMSGR